The following proteins are encoded in a genomic region of Balaenoptera ricei isolate mBalRic1 chromosome 14, mBalRic1.hap2, whole genome shotgun sequence:
- the LOC132347409 gene encoding small ribosomal subunit protein eS27-like: MPLAKDLLHPSLEEEKKKHKKKRLVQSPSSYFMDVKCPGCYKITTIFSHAQTVVLCVSCSTVLCQPTGGKARLTEGCSFRWKQY; this comes from the coding sequence ATGCCTCTTGCAAAGGATCTCCTTCATCCCTCTctggaagaggagaagaagaaacacaAGAAGAAGCGCCTGGTGCAGAGCCCCAGTTCTTACTTCATGGATGTGAAATGTCCAGGATGCTATAAAATCACCACCATCTTTAGCCATGCACAAACAGTAGTTTTGTGTGTTAGCTGCTCCACTGTCCTCTGCCAGCCTACAGGAGGAAAAGCAAGGCTTACAGAAGGATGCTCCTTTAGATGGAAGCAGTATTAA